Within bacterium, the genomic segment GCCGGTTCGCCAAGCCGGTTGGGGCCAACGCTCCGGAGCTGTTCTTTGCCGGGCCGCAAAAAAACATCATGATTTACTTGGCGATCCTTGGCGCTCTTGGCGTCTTGGCGGTTTTCTTACGGCCTATTTTGGACAAGAGTGTTTTCGGGCCGGCGGCTTCAAATTTTCTCCGGGGCGCCGTATTATATCCTTTCGGCGCATGATATGGAGGGGAAGCGGCGTGATTCGGCTACGGCCTCTTGAGCCGCCCACAATTTTTTGTTATCTTGGCGTTTCGCGGACATGATGAAAAACAGCCCAGACAGTTCGAGCCGGTATGATCTTCCGGGCTCCCGGATTCTGATCCGTTCCTGGCGCGCCTGCGCCCGCCGGGCCCGGGCGCTGGCCGGAGACTCTGACCCGGTCCGGCTCAGCCAGGTCGAGGCCCGGGTGCTTTGCATGGTGCGCGACCTGTTCGTGGTTCGGCTTTTGGAGGATCACCGCTCGCTCTCGGACCGCTGGCTGTGCGGGGGCAAGCGCTCGCGCCCGCTGGAGGGGGCATTGGCCGTTGAGAAGCTGGCGGAGCTCAATGGGTGGGCCGGGTTCGCGCTGTTCGACCTGGAGGCGTGGCAAGAGCTGGGTCCGGGTCCGGAGCTTGGCGAGCTTTACCGGGAGATGCAGCTCAGCCGCTTTTGGCCTCCGCAGATGCCGGTGGAGTGCCTGGGCGCGCTGTGGGAGGAGGGTCTGCCGGGGCTTCGGCGGAACGGGGTCTATTATACGCCGCGGCACATCGTGGAATTCGCTCTCAAGCACGCGCTGGAGGGGCTTTGGGCCGAGCGTCGTCCCGGCGTGGCGCGGGTCCTGGACCCGGCCTGCGGGGCGGGCTATTTTCTGCTCGAGGCCTTCCGCCGCCTTTCGTCCCGCGAGCTTTCGCGCTACTCGATCCGGGGCGGGGACCTGTTCGCGCCGGTCAAGCGGGGTGAATCGGGACGGCCGGTGCTGGACCCGGCCCGGCGCCTGGAGCTGATCGGCGAGCACATATTCGGGGTTGACATAGACGGCGTGGCCCTGGAGCTGGCGCGGCGGGCGCTGTTCGTTGAGGCGGTGGCCGATGTCCCGGCTTTGCGGGGCGCGGCGCCCGACCCGGCGCCGCTGTTTCGGAACCTGCGGGAGGGCGACGCCATCGTGGAGGAGCGGTTTCCCCAGCAGGCCAGCCTTTTTGACTCGGGCCAGGCGCCGGCGCTCAAGCCCTTTTTCTGGCGTGACCCGGAAAACGGTTTCGGCCACATCATGGGGGAGGGCGGGTTCAGCTGCATCGTGGGCAATCCGCCGTGGGTGAGCCTGAAGGGGCGGCACAAGCAGGTGCCGTACTCGCAGGACGTGGTGCAGCACCTGGTGGAGCGCTACCACGCGGACACCTACCGCCCCAACGTCGTGGAGTTCTTCATCCGCCGCGCCATCGAGCTGCTCGCGGAGAACGGCTGGCACAGCTTCGTGGCGCCGGACCGCATCGCGGAGAACGAGCAGTACGCGCCGCTCCGGAAGTTCATGCTCGAGCACGGCGAGCTCTCGCGGCTCCACTACCGCGAGCCGTTCCCGGGCGTGGCCGCCGACACCCTGGTTTACGTTTACTGCAAGCGCCCGCGGCCGCGGCGGTCGGCCCGGATCATCTTGAGCGACGCCTCGGGCGCGGGCTCCGAGGTCTCGCAGGGGTTCTGGCTCAAGGGCGAGGTCTTCGTGCCGCAAGACGCGCGCGGCGGCTCGGCGGAGGACGTGCTCAAGAAGATCGAGGCCGCGGGGCGGCGGTCGCTTTCCGACTTCATGGAGACCGGTGTCGGCTTCATCGCCAAGCCCCGCCGCATCACCGGGGAGCGGACCTCGGAAAACCAGTTGGCGGTGCTCAAGGGCGAGCACGTGTCGCCGTACGCGCGGAGCGGCTCGGCCTGGTTCGAGTTCACGCTTCCCAACCTGGCCGGCGGGACCCGCAACCTGGACAAGCTGACGAAAAAGCACCGCATCCTGTTGCGCAAGACGGGGGCTCGTCTGGTCGCGGCCCGCGACGAGAGCGGCGACATCCCGGAGCAGTCGCTCTATTTCGCGTTCTTGAAGGACCGGCGTCTCTCCCGGAAATATCAGCTCGCTTATTTCCTGGGCATCCTCAACTCCCGGGTGATGTCGTTCTGCTTCCGCCACCGCAAGATCACCAACCGGGCCACCACGCCGCAGATCAAAAAGATCCACCTCGACACTCTCCCCATCCGGCCCATCAACTGGAGCGACCCGGCGGCCCGGGAGCTGCACGACGCCCTGGTCAGCGCCGTCCTTAAAAGGGAGGCCGCCGCCGACCCGGAGACCATCGCCCGGCTCGACCGCGAGATTGACGGCGTCGTGGCCGGATTGTATGATCTTGACGAGCGGGAAATGGAGATCATCAAGGCCGAGATGAACAAGGGATGGGGATGAGACTTCATTACAGGCCATGAGCTGCCGCACTCCGCAAAATACCATAAAAATTCGAAGATAATCGTCTATTAAAACATGACTTGGCGCAGTTTCCGTTAAATATCATTCCCCGCGGAATTGCAAATCATGAAATGCGCGGGGGAACAGCTTGTTACAATGATTATTTCAAGTTAAATGCGCCACTGCCAGGGGAAGGGGATCATGATGAAGAGGCTTGGTTTTTGCTTATGCATAGTTCTGGCCCTGTTGTTGACGGGTATTGCTCCCCGGGCCTGGGCCCTTGATGACCGGGACCGGGACGGGCTTACCGATGCCCAGGAGACCGTGCTGGGCACCAACTCGCTGGATCCGGACACCGACAATGACGGCATCCCTGACGGTTGGGAGTACACTCACGGGCTGAATCCTCTCGTGAACGACTCCGGCCTGGACCCGGACGGCGACGGTCTCAAGAACTTCTCCGAGTACCTGTCCGGGACCGACCCGCAGAGCGCGGACTCGGACGGCGGCGGGGTGAACGACGGGACCGAGGCGTCGGAGGGCAGGAGCCCGGTAACGAAGCTGGACGATTACTCGGAGACCACCATCACGCTGGGCAGCATGGCCACCCGGGGCGCGGTTGCGCTCTCGGGCCGGGGCAACCAGTTCCGGGTGACCCAGGGCACCGTGCTGGAGTCCTATTCCCAAATGCTGGACCCACCGGACGGCTCAACCCTATATTTCACGGTGTATGAAGGCTCGACCATCAGCGGCCTGGCCACCAAGGTTTTTGAGCGGGCGGTGTCGGTGGTTACGGGAGGCACGGCCTGGTACGATTCCGGCCCGATCAACGTGATTTTTGACCCGGCGTCTAAATACACCGTCATGACCACGTGGAGCAATGACGCGGTGGGATATTTCTACGGCAATTATCCCGGCACTCCTCCCCAGAACCTTTTCTTCGGCCAGGCCGCCACCGGGGCGAGGCTGCTGGTTGCTATTACCGCGCCTCCGCCGGAGCAACTGACTCCGATTTCCTGGACCAGTTTTTATAATCAGAGGCTGATTTTCTGCGACCACGGCTGCTTCCCGGCCCGCGCCGCGGTGCTGCGCGACAGCGCCGCCTGGGGGACCAAGGAGGACTCCATCTTCGCCAGCTTCGGCATCCCCTTCAGCGTCTATTCCAGCGCCGGCCTCGGCAACGTTGATCTCTCCCCCTTTGACAAGGTCGTGGTGCATTCCAACCAGCCCCAGGCCTTTTACGACCAGCTGGCCCAGAGCAGCAAGTGGATCAACGACTGGGCGGGCGCGGGCGGGAACTTCGAGTTCCACGGCGCGGCCTCGCCGGCCTACGGCAAGTGGCACTCCTACTACACCATGCCCACCGGCATCAAGGCCCCGCCCTTCGCCAACGTGAGCGACGGGCTTTCCATCCTCGAGCCCGCGCACCCCATCATGTCCGACGTGCCCCGCTCCGCCATCTCCGCCGGCGCCGCCATGGGCGAATTCAACGGCTGGGGCGGGACCCCCACCCACCTGGTCGCGGGAGGCTTCTTTGATGATAAGTTCGTCCATGACGTCTTCAGCTTCGGCCGGGGCCAGACCATATGCTCCACCTATCCCCTGGAATTCCCGGCCCTCACCGACCCCGCGCACAAGCTGCTCCGCAACTCGCTCCTGTATCAGCGCTCGTACCCCGCTTGCCCCGCGCCCTTCAACGCCGGCAGCCCGGCCATCAACAGCATATCCTCCAACATCTACCGCGGCGACAAGTACCAGGTGGACCAGGACACCAGGCTCGTGACCTTCATAGCCTACCTCAACCCCGCCGCCGATGTTAATCTCGACTTCCGTGTTTATGAGAGCTCCAGCCTGAGCGGCACCTATACCATGATCGCATCCTACCAGGTGCCCACCGGGACCGGCCCGCTCCGCTGGTACGGACCCGACAACATGGGACTCACCCTTGAGGCCGGAAAATATTACGCGCTCCTCTACGGCTTCAATGCATCCACCACGTATTATTACCAGAGCGCTTTCCCCTTCCCGGCCAATACCTCGTTCGGGAGCTTGAGGTACGGCGTCGCTTATGCCGGGTTCCCCGCGCCCTCTACTTACACGTTCGGCAATTCGACCACCGCCTATTATGAGTTCGTCATCACCGAGCCCGCCGGAGACGTCTGCCGCGTCGCGGACCAGGACGGCGACGGCCTCGAAGACCGCCGCGAAGTTTTATGGGGCGCGACCTCGACCTCCCCCGACACCGACGGCGACTCCATGCCCGACGCCTGGGAGACCGCCCACGGCCTGAACCCCAACTCCGCCAACGGGAGCCAAAACCCCGACGGCGACGGACTCACCAACCTCCAGGAGTACAAGTGGGGCTCCGACCCCAACCTCGCCGACACCGACTCCGACGGACTCTCCGACTCCCTCGAAGTCCTCACCCTCTACACCCTGCCCGCCGCGGCCGACACCGACGGCGACGGCATCGCCGATTATGACGAGGTCAACCTCGACGGCAACCCCAACAACTACACCCCCGGCATTGACACCGATCCCAACAACTGGGACACCGACGGCGACGACATGGCGGACGGATGGGAGTACGATCACGGACTCGACCCCCTCGACCCCGTTGACCTCGTCCTCGATTCCGATTCCGACGGGCTCACCAACTGGCAGGAATATTATTACGGCACCGACCCCCAGCTCGCCGACTCCGACGGCGACGGACTCAGCGACGTTGACGAGCTTTACCTCACCCTGACCGATCCCAACAGTATTGACACCGATGGCGACGGCATGGACGACCAGTGGGAACATGAGTACGGCACCGACCCGCTCGTGGACGACGCCGCCGCCGACCCGGATTCCGACGGCCTCACCAACCTCCAAGAGTATGAGCTGGGCCTTGACCCGGGCAGTTACGATCTGGATCTTGACCAGGACGGACTGATGAACGCCGTCGAGACCGGCACCGGCGTCTTCATTGACATGACCGACACCGGCACCGACCAGTTAAACCCCGACACCGACAACGGCCTGGAATGGGACGGCCTCGAAGCCCTGATCGCCCATGACCCCCACTCACCGGCCGACGACCGAAAATGGTCGGCGCCATCGCTCATCTCCGCGGATGATCTGGGCGACATTGACATCACCCAGACCCGCAACGGGACCTTCCACGTGGTCTTCATCAAGCGCAACCAGACCGACATCTACTACGCTTCCAACTCCGGCGGAGGATGGTCAACGCCAACCGTCATCAGCGCCACCAGTTGCGACGCCCCCCGCATCGCCGCCGAGGGCAACACCGTGCACATGGTCTATGAACCCGGAAACACCACCATGCCCACCGTGCTTTACTATCGCAGCCGCAGTCCGCTCGGGGTCTGGAGCGATCCGGTGGACATCACGCAAAACACCTCCACCTATTACTACAATCCACTGCCCGTGCTCCGCGCCGACGGAGACCTCTACGTCTTCTACCGCGAATGGTACGGCAACACCATCGCCTACAGCGTCCTCGACCCGCCCACCAACACCTGGACCGCGAGGAAAGTGGAAATCCCCGACGCCACCAACGCCGGCGGAGCTTTTGACGCCGCGGCCGGGACCGACGGCAACCTCCACCTCGCCTGGCAGACCGCCGACACCTGGCAGGAGGAAATATGGTACCTCGAGCTTGACGGCGGGACCTGGACCAACCTCTACCAGGTGTCCTCATCCTATGACGCGTCGTCCCTCACCCCCAGGATCGCCGTGGACTCCAATAACAATGTCTATGTCAGTTGGTATGAGTATGACACCCACTACTCCACCCTGCGCGTCCGCCGCGATGGCGAATGGGAGACCATCACCCCTATCGCCGAAATCGCCGGCGTAAACCCGGTTGCCCCCATCGCCCTCGACCGCCTTGACAACCTCTACGCCGCCTTCATGAACCGATACACCGGCCTCTCCCACTTCGGTTTCCTGGGACCGCTCAAATATGAGCGCGACGAATGGGCCATCGCCTTCAAGATGTTCACCGACAACAACGGCTCCACCCTCCATATCTTTTACGCCATTCTCTCCCTGAGCGGACAGCTCCAGGGGACCTATCTCACCTCGCTCGCGTTTCCCGACACCGACGCCGACGGAATCAACGACCTCCAGGAGTTCCTCATCGGATCAGACCCCAATGACACCGACACCGACGGCGACGGGCTCGACGACTACCTCGAAGTCGCCGGCTACGACACCGACCCCACCGTCGTGGATACCGACCTCGACGGCCTCGGCGACGGCTACGAGCTCACCCTGGGCGACGACTTCAACTGCCTCTCCGACGATTGCATCTCCTCCGGATGCAGCCTCCAGACCTTCGGACCCCATCACTACCTCTTCTGCGATTCCGCCTCCACCTGGCCCAACGCCCGCACTCTATGCCAATCCTACGGCGGCGACCTCGTCTCCATCGAGACCACCGCCGAGAACCAGTTCGTCTACAACACCGCCGCGACCCTGCTCTCCACCACCAACCTCTACCTCGGATACAACGACATCACGACCGAGGACTCTTTCATCTGGTCAAACGGCGAGCCGAACGTTTATGAAAACTGGATCGCAAAAGCACCCGACGACATCTACGACATCGCCGGAGACAACAGCTCCACAACCCTGGGAAACAACATTGTCGGCAACAAGTATCTGGCATCCATTGACACCACCCTCACCAACTTCGATCAGTACCTCGATGTGGCTACCGGAAACACCGTCATTTTCTATGTCTGGGAAGCCACCGCCCTGGCCGGGCCCTATACCCTTATCGCCTCCAATACCTTCGCCGCCTCCGGCTCCGGAGCCAGGTTCATCAATTCCGGAACCTTGAACGCCAGCCTGGTCGCCGGAAGGTACTATTATCTCGCGGCTGGATTCCCCATGGACCAGCGCTACTATCACCATGGCTTCTCCACCTATACTACATTGCACCTCTCTTTCGGAGACTATCTGCGCGGAGCCCACTACGGAACCCTGCCCGGGTCAACATTGACCGTGAACGACACCACCAGAGCCTATTACCAGCGTCTCAACCTCCCTGCCGAGGACTGCGCCGCCATGAGCCGCTCCACCGGTTTCTGGAACGACCTCTCATGCGCCGTGGCCCGCGATTACGTCTGCGAGGACGGCCTGAATTATTTGAACCCCGCCAGCAACGACACCGACGGCGGCGGCGAAACCGACGGCCAGGAGCTATATCTCGGCAAGGACCCCAACAACTCAGCCGACGACTATCCGCACGGACCCCTCCCCATCCTCGATACCTCCACCGCCAACTACGGATATGAAGACATCAAGATGAGCGTGGACGTCAACGGCAAGATCACCATCTTCTACAAGGAAAAGAACTGGGTCTTGCCCGATTACCTGTTCGCCCTCAAAGTCACCAAGAGTTACGACGGCGGCGCCACCTGGTCCGTGCCCCAGACCCTCATCTCCGAATCCAATACCGATCTCAAGCTCCTCGACGTCGCCCCCCTCGACTCCAACACCGCCGTCATGGTCGTCTACCACCGCGGATCGCCCGCCAAAAAAATCTTCTCCGCCATGTACTCGGGAGGAACGCTCTCCGGAGAAACCGTCATCACCACCGGATATGCCGCCGTATACAACCAGAGCATACCCTACGGTTTCGAGCTCGGAGTGCTCTCCAGCTCCACTGTCCGCGCCGTCTGGGGCATGCAGCAAAACCCCGGAGACCCCGTCCAGGTCTTCTACGACACCTGGTATGCCGCAACCGGATGGGGAGCGCCCGCCCAGTTGACCAGCGAGGCCGGAGACTCATGGATGCCCGACCTCATGGTCCACGGCAACACCGTCTATGTCGCTTATACCAGCGATTACGATGCCGCGGGACTCGGCCGCTGCTTTGTCTATTACCGCAAATGGGGCCAGACCGGATGGACCGCCCGCGAGAGCGTGGCCCAGTTCTCCGAAGGATGGGGAGCCTACCCCGCGCTCTGGTATAGCCCGGCGGGAGGAGTCCACATTCTTGTAAATAACCTCAACTTTATAACGGGCGATTTCACGCTCTACTATGCCCACAAGGATGCGGGCGCCTGGACCGAGCCCCTGGCCCTGGGATCAAGGTACGCCAAGCACATCACCGAAACCCGCCCCGGCGTCGTCCACGCCTTCGTCTATGGCGGCGGCGTCTTCAGGATGTCCAGGTATAAACAGACGTGGACCAGCGCCATCCCCTTCATCATGAACGCACGCATCGAGGACGTGTACAGCGAGAACAACAGCCTCGTCCACATCGCCGGCAGGCTCTTCGTCGCCGGGACCCAGCAGGCATTCTATACCTCCTTTTATTACAACGACGCCGACTACGACGGAATCCCCGACGAGGGAGAGTTCATGAACGGCACTCTCCTGGACGACACCGACTCCGACGGCGACGGACTCACCGACTATGAAGAGCTCATCCTCTACGGAACCGATCCCAACAGCCCGGACTCCGACGGCGATGGCTTGACCGATCCCGAAGAGCTCGCCGCCGGCACCGACCCCCTGCTCCGGGACACCGACGGCGACCACATGCCCGACCAATGGGAAGTGGAATACGGCACTAACGCCCTGATCGCCGACGACACCGCCGACCCCGACAGCGACGGACTAACCAACTTCGACGAGTTCCGCTATCACACCAACCCCCTCGTCACCGAGCCCGTCCCCTCGTCATCATGCTCGTCACCGGCTTACCTCAGCGCCGGGCCCTTGCCCGTAATATTTACCTGCAGCAACTATCTCGCGTCCGTGGACCTCTACGCCAG encodes:
- a CDS encoding TaqI-like C-terminal specificity domain-containing protein, yielding MKNSPDSSSRYDLPGSRILIRSWRACARRARALAGDSDPVRLSQVEARVLCMVRDLFVVRLLEDHRSLSDRWLCGGKRSRPLEGALAVEKLAELNGWAGFALFDLEAWQELGPGPELGELYREMQLSRFWPPQMPVECLGALWEEGLPGLRRNGVYYTPRHIVEFALKHALEGLWAERRPGVARVLDPACGAGYFLLEAFRRLSSRELSRYSIRGGDLFAPVKRGESGRPVLDPARRLELIGEHIFGVDIDGVALELARRALFVEAVADVPALRGAAPDPAPLFRNLREGDAIVEERFPQQASLFDSGQAPALKPFFWRDPENGFGHIMGEGGFSCIVGNPPWVSLKGRHKQVPYSQDVVQHLVERYHADTYRPNVVEFFIRRAIELLAENGWHSFVAPDRIAENEQYAPLRKFMLEHGELSRLHYREPFPGVAADTLVYVYCKRPRPRRSARIILSDASGAGSEVSQGFWLKGEVFVPQDARGGSAEDVLKKIEAAGRRSLSDFMETGVGFIAKPRRITGERTSENQLAVLKGEHVSPYARSGSAWFEFTLPNLAGGTRNLDKLTKKHRILLRKTGARLVAARDESGDIPEQSLYFAFLKDRRLSRKYQLAYFLGILNSRVMSFCFRHRKITNRATTPQIKKIHLDTLPIRPINWSDPAARELHDALVSAVLKREAAADPETIARLDREIDGVVAGLYDLDEREMEIIKAEMNKGWG
- a CDS encoding lectin-like protein, with the translated sequence MMKRLGFCLCIVLALLLTGIAPRAWALDDRDRDGLTDAQETVLGTNSLDPDTDNDGIPDGWEYTHGLNPLVNDSGLDPDGDGLKNFSEYLSGTDPQSADSDGGGVNDGTEASEGRSPVTKLDDYSETTITLGSMATRGAVALSGRGNQFRVTQGTVLESYSQMLDPPDGSTLYFTVYEGSTISGLATKVFERAVSVVTGGTAWYDSGPINVIFDPASKYTVMTTWSNDAVGYFYGNYPGTPPQNLFFGQAATGARLLVAITAPPPEQLTPISWTSFYNQRLIFCDHGCFPARAAVLRDSAAWGTKEDSIFASFGIPFSVYSSAGLGNVDLSPFDKVVVHSNQPQAFYDQLAQSSKWINDWAGAGGNFEFHGAASPAYGKWHSYYTMPTGIKAPPFANVSDGLSILEPAHPIMSDVPRSAISAGAAMGEFNGWGGTPTHLVAGGFFDDKFVHDVFSFGRGQTICSTYPLEFPALTDPAHKLLRNSLLYQRSYPACPAPFNAGSPAINSISSNIYRGDKYQVDQDTRLVTFIAYLNPAADVNLDFRVYESSSLSGTYTMIASYQVPTGTGPLRWYGPDNMGLTLEAGKYYALLYGFNASTTYYYQSAFPFPANTSFGSLRYGVAYAGFPAPSTYTFGNSTTAYYEFVITEPAGDVCRVADQDGDGLEDRREVLWGATSTSPDTDGDSMPDAWETAHGLNPNSANGSQNPDGDGLTNLQEYKWGSDPNLADTDSDGLSDSLEVLTLYTLPAAADTDGDGIADYDEVNLDGNPNNYTPGIDTDPNNWDTDGDDMADGWEYDHGLDPLDPVDLVLDSDSDGLTNWQEYYYGTDPQLADSDGDGLSDVDELYLTLTDPNSIDTDGDGMDDQWEHEYGTDPLVDDAAADPDSDGLTNLQEYELGLDPGSYDLDLDQDGLMNAVETGTGVFIDMTDTGTDQLNPDTDNGLEWDGLEALIAHDPHSPADDRKWSAPSLISADDLGDIDITQTRNGTFHVVFIKRNQTDIYYASNSGGGWSTPTVISATSCDAPRIAAEGNTVHMVYEPGNTTMPTVLYYRSRSPLGVWSDPVDITQNTSTYYYNPLPVLRADGDLYVFYREWYGNTIAYSVLDPPTNTWTARKVEIPDATNAGGAFDAAAGTDGNLHLAWQTADTWQEEIWYLELDGGTWTNLYQVSSSYDASSLTPRIAVDSNNNVYVSWYEYDTHYSTLRVRRDGEWETITPIAEIAGVNPVAPIALDRLDNLYAAFMNRYTGLSHFGFLGPLKYERDEWAIAFKMFTDNNGSTLHIFYAILSLSGQLQGTYLTSLAFPDTDADGINDLQEFLIGSDPNDTDTDGDGLDDYLEVAGYDTDPTVVDTDLDGLGDGYELTLGDDFNCLSDDCISSGCSLQTFGPHHYLFCDSASTWPNARTLCQSYGGDLVSIETTAENQFVYNTAATLLSTTNLYLGYNDITTEDSFIWSNGEPNVYENWIAKAPDDIYDIAGDNSSTTLGNNIVGNKYLASIDTTLTNFDQYLDVATGNTVIFYVWEATALAGPYTLIASNTFAASGSGARFINSGTLNASLVAGRYYYLAAGFPMDQRYYHHGFSTYTTLHLSFGDYLRGAHYGTLPGSTLTVNDTTRAYYQRLNLPAEDCAAMSRSTGFWNDLSCAVARDYVCEDGLNYLNPASNDTDGGGETDGQELYLGKDPNNSADDYPHGPLPILDTSTANYGYEDIKMSVDVNGKITIFYKEKNWVLPDYLFALKVTKSYDGGATWSVPQTLISESNTDLKLLDVAPLDSNTAVMVVYHRGSPAKKIFSAMYSGGTLSGETVITTGYAAVYNQSIPYGFELGVLSSSTVRAVWGMQQNPGDPVQVFYDTWYAATGWGAPAQLTSEAGDSWMPDLMVHGNTVYVAYTSDYDAAGLGRCFVYYRKWGQTGWTARESVAQFSEGWGAYPALWYSPAGGVHILVNNLNFITGDFTLYYAHKDAGAWTEPLALGSRYAKHITETRPGVVHAFVYGGGVFRMSRYKQTWTSAIPFIMNARIEDVYSENNSLVHIAGRLFVAGTQQAFYTSFYYNDADYDGIPDEGEFMNGTLLDDTDSDGDGLTDYEELILYGTDPNSPDSDGDGLTDPEELAAGTDPLLRDTDGDHMPDQWEVEYGTNALIADDTADPDSDGLTNFDEFRYHTNPLVTEPVPSSSCSSPAYLSAGPLPVIFTCSNYLASVDLYASYNNSIYINMAILGYSKSCFENQFSFIPFWGDGTYKFYTVARLGTVLIEPTPPTPPDTTTVLDSQKPVMQNVLDDGTYTSNNTSINAVATAVDLGPAGLKQYWYAVGTAAYPTAGWNSLLTWQLDADGVISRAVALSSGVNYFVTAMAEDQAGNTSQPASSNGIRVDTSAPTAFTVTDEGDYTGYTDQLYASWTVAGDTTSGIDRYEYCIGTALGSCDVAGWTDNFLLTEVTRMGLALAENQSYFVGVRAYNGAGLYLEAWSDGILVDSKGPVIVYSSPAHREIVNDTMPPVANQAFAIRFGDAGGSGIDWAAPHPIVLDFSTVVSYSLTGDTVSFVWGNTLNLGNHVVNVTVSD